From Pseudoalteromonas sp. DL-6, one genomic window encodes:
- a CDS encoding IS91 family transposase, which produces MNALHLADILNSSLESYRQHHTVSYQQLRVCQHLQSCRTGQLGYQAWQCDNCGESQKIGCSCRDRHCPRCQGMATAKWVQKQQEDLLPCRYFHLVFTLPHELNIIAHYNPNALYQCLFKATWQTLSKFAKRKRHGQLGMTSVLHTWGQNLGQHIHLHCLIPAGALDKAHWHEIEKGYLYPVKALSTVFRGKMLAALNECDSSFTKINTPTKWCVYSKACLTYSEKLVSYLARYTRKGVMSESRLVSATEETVSFKYRDYADNNRDKVMTLSCDEFLRRYLQHVLPKGFMRIRHYGFLANACRKRKLALIRSQESHRGKVEKLKTENVTLIPHWPCQSCKTGTLRFIGVMNIDVATNKIARTS; this is translated from the coding sequence ATGAACGCCTTACACCTCGCTGATATTTTAAACTCAAGCCTTGAGAGTTATCGCCAACATCATACGGTGAGTTATCAACAACTGCGCGTGTGTCAGCACCTTCAATCATGCAGAACGGGTCAGCTCGGTTATCAAGCATGGCAATGTGATAACTGTGGGGAGTCGCAAAAGATTGGATGTAGCTGTCGAGACCGTCATTGCCCGCGTTGCCAAGGCATGGCTACGGCTAAATGGGTGCAAAAACAGCAGGAGGATTTATTACCATGTAGGTATTTCCACCTTGTTTTTACACTCCCGCATGAGTTGAATATCATTGCGCACTACAACCCAAACGCGTTGTATCAGTGTTTATTCAAAGCCACATGGCAAACGCTGAGTAAATTTGCGAAACGAAAGAGGCATGGTCAGTTAGGCATGACAAGTGTACTGCATACGTGGGGGCAAAACTTAGGTCAGCATATCCATTTACACTGTTTGATACCCGCAGGCGCGCTTGATAAAGCGCACTGGCATGAAATAGAAAAAGGCTATTTATACCCCGTTAAAGCATTATCAACAGTGTTCAGAGGGAAAATGCTGGCGGCGCTCAATGAATGCGATAGTTCATTTACGAAGATAAACACGCCAACCAAATGGTGTGTTTATAGCAAAGCCTGTTTAACGTACAGTGAAAAGCTAGTTAGTTACCTTGCTCGTTATACCCGAAAAGGCGTGATGTCAGAATCGCGATTAGTGTCAGCGACTGAAGAAACAGTGAGCTTTAAATACCGCGATTATGCAGATAACAACCGCGATAAAGTCATGACTCTGAGTTGTGATGAATTTTTACGGCGCTACTTACAACATGTATTGCCCAAAGGGTTTATGCGCATTCGCCACTATGGCTTTTTAGCTAATGCGTGTCGCAAGCGAAAGTTAGCATTAATAAGGTCACAAGAATCACACAGAGGTAAAGTGGAGAAGCTAAAGACAGAAAACGTAACACTGATACCGCATTGGCCTTGCCAGTCATGCAAGACAGGTACCTTACGATTTATTGGTGTGATGAATATAGATGTGGCGACAAATAAAATAGCGCGAACGAGTTAG
- a CDS encoding AAA family ATPase, whose translation MITNFEIENFKSFASKQSLPFAPITLIFGPNSSGKSSIIQSLMMLKQTLCSESKRGELITSGDSIVLGTYESLVNIQDNNKKMSFSLHYDGDHDAEEFKNTYSYNLLFSNSSKRSVKFEYRSFNNYSFLNKFNFSVVDKNIEKVNFTVSAPIDAGSEVLYKLDGAKSLRNAISQNYKLKSTDGNSYTKLDTELTKPFNISGRYNLPASRNEPSSILYEYTEKVADDIGYVLDSLKYLGPLRSSPKKFYSSETDVYQKGLGKQNLGLALRSLSVSKRDKINKFLKEFNIPYEIDIKDLGDINTGPLISLQLKDLRNNVVITPKDVGFGIGQVLPIIFEAVVSDKNSICVEQPEIHLHPRLQAHLADLFIDSVESGKNQWIVETHSEALMLRIQRRIREKRISKEMISVLYVDVGETGAQVTRISLDDDGDFTTAWPEGFFEERLNEIFGE comes from the coding sequence ATGATTACTAATTTTGAAATTGAAAACTTTAAATCATTTGCGAGTAAGCAATCGTTACCATTTGCGCCGATAACTTTAATTTTTGGTCCTAACTCATCAGGCAAAAGTTCGATAATTCAATCATTGATGATGTTAAAACAAACTCTATGTTCAGAATCTAAAAGAGGAGAGTTAATTACATCTGGTGATTCGATTGTGCTAGGCACTTATGAGTCATTAGTTAATATTCAAGATAATAATAAGAAAATGTCATTTTCTCTTCACTATGATGGTGATCATGATGCTGAAGAGTTCAAGAATACTTATTCATATAATTTACTATTCTCGAATTCGAGTAAAAGAAGCGTTAAATTTGAATACCGGTCGTTTAATAATTATAGTTTTCTCAATAAGTTTAATTTTTCAGTTGTGGATAAAAATATTGAAAAGGTTAACTTTACTGTTAGCGCTCCAATAGATGCCGGTTCTGAAGTTTTATACAAATTAGATGGTGCAAAAAGTTTACGCAATGCTATTAGCCAAAACTATAAATTAAAATCTACGGATGGTAATTCATATACAAAGCTGGATACAGAACTCACGAAACCATTCAATATTTCAGGACGTTATAACTTACCAGCAAGTCGAAATGAGCCAAGCTCAATACTATATGAATATACTGAGAAAGTAGCTGATGATATAGGTTATGTGCTTGATAGTCTCAAATACCTTGGACCATTAAGAAGCTCTCCTAAGAAGTTTTATTCCAGTGAAACTGATGTTTATCAAAAGGGATTAGGAAAGCAAAATTTAGGTTTGGCGTTGAGATCTTTAAGTGTTTCAAAGCGAGACAAAATTAATAAATTTTTAAAAGAATTTAATATCCCATATGAAATAGATATTAAAGATTTAGGTGATATAAATACAGGCCCTCTAATTAGCTTACAATTAAAAGATTTACGAAATAACGTTGTAATAACACCTAAAGATGTAGGATTTGGGATAGGCCAAGTTTTACCTATAATATTTGAAGCTGTTGTATCAGATAAAAATAGTATATGTGTCGAGCAGCCAGAAATACATCTTCACCCTCGTTTACAAGCCCATTTAGCTGATTTATTTATTGATTCGGTTGAATCAGGTAAAAACCAGTGGATTGTTGAAACACATAGCGAAGCCTTAATGCTTCGAATCCAAAGACGAATCAGAGAAAAAAGAATCTCAAAAGAAATGATCTCTGTTTTGTACGTTGATGTAGGTGAAACCGGCGCACAAGTAACACGAATTAGCTTAGATGACGATGGTGATTTTACAACAGCTTGGCCTGAAGGCTTTTTTGAAGAAAGACTCAATGAAATATTTGGAGAGTAG
- a CDS encoding restriction endonuclease subunit S has protein sequence MAESKTPNTNAEQFITEHLDIWTTAIEQKSSSGRGSSKKFSLHGIKKLRELILDLAVRGKLVPQDPNDEPASVLLERIAAEKAQLVKDKKIKKPKALPEIGEDEKPYGLPVTWSYSRLGDVVSIIRGITFPASEKYREASPTRVACLRTANVQDKLEWDDLLFVESRFVKRDEQYLELGDIVMSMANSRELVGKVSYVSSIPSEKASFGGFLSVIRPYNLSPSYLMCLLRCPLIKSELIGSASQTTNIANISLEKLNPLVTAIPPLKEQHRIASKVDELMGLCDALETQTENSIAAHQTLVEVLLEALLKAPEQGATPEQTAEQFQQNWQRLSEHFDTLFTTTASIDTLKQTILQLAVMGKLVPQNPTDEPAAKLLERIAAEKAQLIKDKKIKKQKPLPEITDEEKPFELPKGWEWVNLGELVTIRGGKRLPKGQVLSREVTPYIYIRVSDMRNGSIREDDLHYITEDVQSQISNYIITTDDLYMTIVGATIGKCGLIPIRFNGMNLTENAARLTPFIGVEKYYLFKYLDSDFAQEQFFDKTKQVGVQKMALNRLSTTKVPLPSVEEQRRIVTKVDELMALCDQLKARLTDAQTTKLHLTDIIVESAVFEGKKS, from the coding sequence ATGGCTGAGTCAAAAACACCAAACACAAACGCAGAGCAGTTCATAACCGAACATCTTGATATTTGGACAACGGCCATCGAGCAAAAATCGTCATCAGGTCGCGGCTCATCTAAAAAATTTTCACTTCACGGTATTAAAAAACTGCGTGAGCTTATTTTAGATCTCGCAGTACGTGGCAAATTAGTGCCACAAGATCCAAATGACGAACCCGCTTCAGTATTACTAGAGCGTATAGCTGCTGAAAAAGCGCAATTGGTAAAAGATAAGAAAATCAAAAAGCCAAAAGCACTACCAGAAATTGGCGAAGATGAAAAACCGTATGGACTGCCAGTAACTTGGAGTTATTCACGACTAGGCGATGTTGTATCTATTATCCGTGGAATAACATTTCCTGCCAGCGAAAAATACAGAGAAGCGAGCCCTACTAGGGTTGCTTGTTTGAGAACAGCTAACGTGCAAGATAAATTAGAGTGGGATGATTTGCTCTTTGTCGAAAGCAGATTTGTAAAAAGAGATGAGCAATACCTTGAGCTAGGAGACATTGTTATGTCTATGGCAAATAGCAGAGAGTTAGTAGGAAAGGTATCTTATGTTTCTTCAATCCCCTCAGAAAAAGCCTCATTCGGGGGGTTTCTCAGTGTTATTAGACCATATAATTTAAGTCCTAGCTATTTAATGTGTTTACTGCGCTGTCCATTAATCAAGAGTGAATTAATAGGTAGTGCTAGCCAAACAACGAATATTGCCAATATTTCATTAGAGAAGTTAAACCCGCTAGTTACTGCTATACCGCCTTTGAAAGAACAACATCGTATCGCTAGTAAAGTCGATGAGTTAATGGGCTTGTGTGATGCGCTAGAGACGCAAACTGAAAATAGTATTGCGGCACATCAAACATTAGTTGAAGTGCTGTTAGAGGCCTTGCTGAAAGCACCAGAGCAAGGCGCAACACCGGAACAAACAGCTGAACAGTTCCAACAAAACTGGCAACGTTTAAGCGAGCACTTCGACACGCTATTTACCACCACCGCCAGCATCGACACGCTAAAACAAACCATTTTACAACTAGCAGTAATGGGCAAACTCGTCCCACAAAACCCAACCGACGAGCCCGCCGCCAAACTCCTAGAGCGCATAGCAGCAGAAAAAGCCCAACTGATTAAAGACAAAAAAATTAAAAAGCAAAAGCCACTGCCAGAAATTACCGACGAAGAAAAACCCTTTGAGTTACCCAAAGGCTGGGAGTGGGTTAATCTAGGTGAGTTAGTTACAATTCGGGGCGGAAAACGTTTACCTAAAGGGCAAGTATTATCTAGGGAAGTAACCCCTTATATCTATATTCGAGTATCTGATATGAGAAATGGCAGCATTAGAGAAGACGATCTTCACTATATTACTGAAGATGTCCAATCTCAAATCAGCAATTATATAATAACTACGGATGATTTATACATGACCATTGTCGGTGCGACCATCGGTAAATGTGGCTTAATACCGATTAGGTTCAACGGCATGAATTTAACTGAAAATGCGGCTAGATTGACCCCATTTATAGGGGTCGAGAAATATTATTTGTTTAAATATTTAGATAGTGATTTCGCTCAAGAGCAATTTTTTGATAAGACCAAACAAGTTGGAGTTCAAAAGATGGCTCTTAACAGACTTTCAACTACAAAAGTACCTCTCCCATCAGTAGAAGAGCAACGTCGTATCGTAACCAAAGTCGATGAACTAATGGCACTTTGCGACCAACTCAAAGCCCGTTTAACCGATGCACAAACCACTAAGCTCCACCTAACCGACATCATTGTTGAAAGTGCTGTTTTTGAAGGTAAAAAATCATGA
- a CDS encoding N-6 DNA methylase, translated as MSISSAIKSIQDIMRKDAGVDGDAQRLGQMSWLLFLKVFDAQEEELELELDDYREPIPEQYLWRNWAADNEGITGDELLEFVNDKLFPELKNLTAPIDKNPRGYVVTQAFSDAFNYMKNGTLLRQVINKLNEIDFTDSKERHLFGDLYEQILKDLQSAGNAGEFYTPRAITKFIVAVTDPKLGESIMDPACGTGGFLACAFDHVKANYVKSGDDHQILQKQIHGVEKKQLPHLLCTTNMMLHGIEVPVQVKHGNTLNKPLSSWDDQVDVIITNPPFGGTEEDGIEKNFPSDMQTRETADLFLQLIIELLNTKGRAAVVLPDGTLFGEGVKTKIKKLLVEECNLHTIIRLPNGVFNPYTGIKTNILFFTKGTPTKDVWFYEHPYPAGVKNYNKTKPMKFEEFKTELEWWGNEADGFASRTETEQAWKVSIDDIIARNYNLDIKNPHVGEVISHNLEELLADYSKQQADIQALRDQLKGILSAALSKDVEGK; from the coding sequence ATGTCTATCAGTTCAGCTATTAAGTCTATTCAAGATATTATGCGTAAAGATGCCGGTGTCGATGGCGACGCACAACGCCTTGGGCAAATGTCGTGGTTACTTTTTTTAAAAGTATTCGACGCGCAAGAAGAAGAGCTAGAGCTTGAACTAGACGACTATCGCGAGCCAATCCCCGAGCAGTATTTATGGCGTAACTGGGCGGCTGATAACGAAGGCATAACGGGCGATGAGCTACTAGAGTTTGTAAACGATAAGCTATTCCCTGAGCTTAAAAACCTAACTGCACCTATAGATAAAAACCCACGCGGCTATGTAGTCACCCAAGCGTTTAGCGATGCCTTTAACTACATGAAAAACGGCACGCTACTACGCCAAGTGATAAACAAACTTAACGAAATAGACTTTACCGACTCAAAAGAGCGCCACTTATTTGGCGACCTGTACGAGCAAATACTAAAAGACTTACAAAGCGCAGGTAACGCGGGCGAATTTTATACCCCGCGCGCCATTACTAAATTTATAGTGGCGGTAACCGACCCAAAACTAGGCGAGTCAATCATGGACCCTGCCTGTGGTACCGGTGGCTTTTTAGCCTGTGCGTTCGACCACGTAAAAGCAAACTATGTTAAATCGGGCGACGATCACCAAATATTGCAAAAGCAAATACACGGCGTAGAAAAAAAACAACTCCCGCACTTACTGTGTACTACCAATATGATGCTTCACGGCATTGAAGTACCGGTACAAGTTAAACACGGCAATACACTAAATAAACCGCTTTCAAGCTGGGACGACCAAGTAGATGTCATCATCACCAACCCACCATTTGGCGGCACTGAAGAAGACGGCATAGAAAAAAACTTCCCAAGCGACATGCAAACTCGCGAAACAGCCGATTTGTTCTTACAGCTTATTATAGAACTGCTCAACACTAAAGGTCGCGCTGCGGTTGTATTGCCAGACGGCACTTTGTTTGGTGAAGGCGTAAAAACCAAAATTAAAAAACTATTGGTAGAGGAATGTAACTTACATACCATAATACGCTTACCCAATGGCGTGTTTAACCCGTATACCGGTATTAAAACCAACATACTATTCTTTACCAAAGGGACACCAACAAAAGACGTATGGTTTTACGAGCACCCATACCCAGCAGGCGTTAAAAACTACAACAAAACCAAACCAATGAAGTTTGAAGAGTTCAAAACGGAGCTCGAATGGTGGGGCAACGAAGCAGACGGCTTTGCCAGCCGTACTGAGACAGAGCAGGCCTGGAAAGTATCAATCGACGATATTATTGCTCGTAACTATAACCTCGACATTAAAAACCCACATGTAGGCGAAGTAATCAGCCATAACCTAGAAGAGCTACTAGCCGACTACTCAAAGCAACAAGCCGACATACAAGCCCTGCGCGATCAGCTTAAAGGCATATTGTCAGCTGCCCTTTCAAAAGATGTTGAGGGCAAGTAA
- a CDS encoding DEAD/DEAH box helicase family protein, producing the protein MDKRKLSETDIISKFILPAVKTAGWDDITQIRQEVKLRDGKVIVRGQLGVRKTVKSADIVLYHKPSMPLAVIEAKANKHEVGKGLQQGLDYARLLDVPFIFASNGDGFIFHDKTKLGTPDANNLETEIRLEDFPSPQELWAKYCAYKGYTESQLPIINQAYYDDGSGKHPRYYQLQAINKTVEAISSGKDRVLLVMATGTGKTYTAFQIIWRLWKSRAKKRILFLADRNILVDQTRINDFQPFGTSMTKITGRTIDPAYEIHLALYQALTGPEESQKAFRQVEPDFFDLIIIDECHRGSASEDSAWREILNYFEGAAQVGLTATPKETEEVSSEDYFDKALYTYSLKEGIEDGFLAPYKVVRVDLDVDLQGWRPTKGQVDNNGEVIQDRIYNQKDFDRTMVIDERTQLVAETITNYLKRTDPMAKTIVFCNDIDHAERMRRAIANLNPEQMAKNDKYVMKITGDDELGKGQLDNFINPKRPYPVIATTSELMTTGVDAKTCKLVVLDQNIQSMTKFKQIIGRGTRIDDRYGKLWFTILDFKKATELFADERFDGTPEKVIKVTPTDIEDEDVDIESQDDTTAEEQPDSVFDDQSTTDDTTDANNDTINDPKGDGTLDGEWDDETNKMVKYRVSGVTVNKVAERVQYYDTDGKLVTESFIDYTRKTMSKQYSSLDDFVKRWNESDRKQAVIDELAEEGIIWSALEEEVGKDMDPFDMICHVVYDQPPLTRKERADNVQKRNYFTKYSGTAHTVLENLLLKYADVGVQEIESMQALKVAPFNEIGSLSEIVKKGFGGKPQYEQALKELEAEIYQMPAPKTA; encoded by the coding sequence ATGGATAAAAGAAAGCTCAGCGAAACCGATATAATCAGTAAGTTTATTCTACCCGCAGTTAAAACCGCAGGCTGGGATGATATAACCCAAATACGCCAAGAAGTTAAATTACGTGACGGTAAAGTAATAGTCCGTGGGCAACTTGGTGTACGTAAAACGGTTAAATCGGCTGACATAGTCCTTTACCATAAACCCAGTATGCCGCTTGCTGTCATTGAAGCTAAAGCAAATAAGCATGAAGTAGGCAAAGGCCTACAACAAGGCTTAGATTACGCCAGGCTGCTTGATGTACCGTTTATATTTGCTTCTAATGGCGATGGCTTTATTTTCCACGATAAAACTAAGCTAGGCACGCCTGATGCGAATAACCTCGAAACCGAAATACGCTTAGAAGACTTCCCATCACCACAAGAGCTTTGGGCTAAATATTGTGCCTACAAGGGCTATACAGAATCGCAACTTCCTATAATAAACCAAGCCTATTATGACGATGGTAGTGGTAAGCACCCGCGTTACTATCAGCTCCAAGCCATTAATAAAACAGTAGAGGCTATATCGTCTGGTAAAGACCGTGTATTACTAGTTATGGCAACAGGAACCGGTAAAACCTATACTGCGTTTCAAATCATTTGGCGCTTATGGAAATCACGCGCTAAAAAACGCATCTTGTTTTTAGCCGACCGCAACATATTGGTCGATCAAACTCGTATTAATGACTTTCAGCCGTTTGGTACTTCAATGACCAAAATTACCGGCAGAACAATCGACCCCGCTTACGAAATACACCTAGCACTATACCAAGCGCTAACAGGGCCAGAAGAATCTCAAAAAGCGTTTAGGCAAGTAGAGCCAGACTTTTTTGACCTCATTATTATTGACGAGTGCCACCGAGGAAGCGCAAGTGAAGATAGCGCATGGCGCGAAATACTCAACTACTTTGAAGGGGCTGCTCAAGTAGGCTTAACCGCAACCCCCAAAGAAACTGAAGAAGTTTCAAGCGAAGATTATTTTGATAAAGCTTTGTATACCTATTCCCTTAAAGAGGGCATAGAAGATGGCTTTTTAGCACCATACAAAGTGGTACGTGTCGACCTTGATGTAGATCTACAAGGCTGGCGACCAACAAAAGGGCAGGTTGATAACAACGGAGAAGTAATACAAGACCGCATATACAACCAAAAAGACTTTGACCGCACAATGGTGATTGACGAGCGTACACAACTAGTGGCCGAAACCATTACCAACTATTTAAAACGTACAGACCCTATGGCTAAAACCATCGTGTTTTGTAACGACATAGATCACGCGGAACGTATGCGCCGCGCCATTGCCAACTTAAACCCAGAGCAAATGGCTAAAAACGATAAATACGTGATGAAGATCACCGGCGATGACGAACTAGGCAAAGGCCAGCTCGACAACTTTATAAACCCTAAACGCCCTTACCCAGTAATTGCTACCACCTCAGAGCTTATGACCACAGGGGTAGACGCTAAAACCTGTAAGCTAGTAGTGCTTGATCAAAACATCCAATCAATGACCAAGTTTAAACAAATTATTGGTCGTGGTACCCGTATTGATGACCGCTACGGCAAGCTGTGGTTTACCATACTCGACTTTAAAAAAGCCACCGAGTTATTTGCCGATGAACGCTTTGATGGCACCCCCGAAAAAGTAATTAAAGTAACGCCCACTGATATTGAAGACGAAGACGTTGATATTGAGTCACAAGACGATACAACTGCCGAAGAGCAGCCTGATAGCGTATTCGATGATCAATCAACCACTGACGATACAACCGATGCCAATAACGACACCATTAACGACCCCAAAGGCGATGGCACGCTTGATGGCGAATGGGACGACGAAACTAACAAAATGGTTAAGTACCGCGTATCAGGTGTTACCGTTAATAAAGTGGCAGAGCGAGTACAGTATTACGATACCGACGGTAAACTCGTTACCGAATCGTTTATAGATTACACCCGTAAAACCATGAGCAAGCAATACAGCTCACTGGATGACTTTGTAAAACGTTGGAATGAGTCAGACCGTAAGCAAGCAGTAATAGATGAACTTGCCGAAGAAGGCATTATTTGGTCCGCGCTTGAGGAAGAAGTCGGCAAAGACATGGACCCATTTGATATGATCTGCCATGTAGTTTACGACCAACCACCCCTTACCCGTAAAGAGCGCGCAGATAACGTACAAAAGCGTAACTATTTCACTAAATATTCGGGTACCGCGCACACCGTACTCGAGAACCTTCTGTTAAAATACGCCGATGTAGGCGTGCAAGAAATAGAATCTATGCAAGCGCTTAAAGTGGCGCCGTTTAACGAAATTGGCAGCCTAAGTGAAATAGTAAAAAAAGGCTTTGGTGGCAAACCACAATACGAGCAAGCACTTAAAGAGCTCGAGGCCGAAATTTACCAAATGCCAGCGCCTAAAACAGCCTAA
- a CDS encoding AlpA family phage regulatory protein, translating into MNNKILRTKEVIKLTGLSRSTIRRKERLGLFPKRKQLGLNSVGWLESDIKQWLENLPSVKHHKGAA; encoded by the coding sequence ATGAACAACAAAATTTTACGTACCAAAGAAGTAATCAAGCTTACAGGCTTAAGCCGATCAACCATTCGACGCAAAGAGCGTTTAGGTTTATTCCCAAAAAGAAAGCAGCTGGGTTTAAACTCGGTGGGTTGGCTTGAGAGCGATATTAAGCAATGGCTTGAAAACTTACCAAGTGTAAAACACCACAAAGGGGCTGCATAA
- a CDS encoding integrase domain-containing protein, with the protein MPKLVTPLNDTQVKKAKPKEKEYLLSDGKGLALRVKPNGSKMWLFTYSKPYTKKRAQISFGMYSDVTLSDARTSRDEARALLAKNIDPKEHKEAFANHKAAEAKSTFEAVVKEWIALKEPKVSARYAFNLRRGFELHLFPSLGKVPISKLSAQQAIAALKPLAAADKLDILGRICRRVNEVMEFAINTGRIQTNNLSGISKAFDSAKHNSMASFTPQELPKLISIVNSANIKLMTRCLFEWQLHTMVRPGEAAGAAWNEIDFENKLWNIPVERMKKRKPHTVPLSPQALAILEYLKPISAHREFIFPADKDPRAHASRETLGAALRRMGLIGKQTAHGLRALASTTLNEQGFDADVIEAALAHVDKNKVRAAYNRTDYLERRRKMMCWWSNHIEEASKGNYSVTGNAHLKAI; encoded by the coding sequence ATGCCTAAATTAGTTACCCCATTAAATGACACCCAAGTAAAAAAAGCGAAGCCAAAAGAAAAGGAATATCTTTTATCTGATGGTAAAGGCCTTGCTTTAAGAGTTAAGCCAAATGGCTCAAAAATGTGGTTATTTACTTACTCTAAACCCTACACAAAAAAAAGAGCTCAAATTAGTTTTGGTATGTATTCAGATGTAACTTTGTCTGATGCTCGCACGAGCAGAGATGAGGCCAGAGCCTTATTAGCAAAGAACATAGATCCTAAAGAGCATAAAGAGGCATTTGCAAACCATAAAGCTGCTGAAGCTAAAAGTACATTTGAAGCCGTAGTTAAAGAGTGGATAGCCTTAAAAGAGCCAAAAGTAAGCGCGCGATATGCTTTTAATTTACGAAGAGGTTTTGAGCTCCACTTGTTTCCCTCTTTAGGGAAAGTGCCGATTAGCAAGTTATCGGCACAACAAGCAATTGCGGCATTAAAGCCTCTAGCCGCAGCTGATAAGCTCGATATTCTTGGGCGTATTTGTCGCAGAGTAAATGAGGTTATGGAGTTTGCTATTAACACAGGCCGAATACAAACAAATAACCTAAGTGGTATAAGTAAAGCGTTTGATTCTGCCAAGCATAACAGCATGGCTAGCTTCACACCCCAGGAGCTTCCTAAACTTATTAGCATAGTGAATAGCGCTAATATTAAGTTGATGACACGGTGCTTATTTGAATGGCAACTACATACCATGGTCCGCCCTGGTGAAGCTGCCGGCGCTGCTTGGAATGAAATAGACTTTGAAAATAAGCTATGGAATATTCCCGTTGAGCGAATGAAAAAGCGCAAACCACACACAGTTCCCTTATCACCGCAGGCATTAGCTATACTCGAGTACCTAAAACCTATTAGTGCGCATCGAGAATTTATTTTCCCTGCTGATAAAGACCCTAGAGCGCATGCCAGCCGAGAAACTTTAGGCGCAGCGCTTAGGCGCATGGGTTTAATAGGTAAGCAAACAGCGCATGGGTTAAGAGCACTTGCTAGCACCACATTAAATGAGCAAGGTTTTGATGCTGATGTTATTGAAGCCGCTTTGGCACATGTAGATAAGAATAAAGTTCGTGCTGCCTACAACCGAACTGATTACTTAGAACGCAGAAGAAAAATGATGTGCTGGTGGTCTAATCATATTGAAGAAGCTAGTAAGGGTAATTACTCTGTTACTGGAAATGCCCATCTAAAAGCAATTTAG
- a CDS encoding FlgO family outer membrane protein codes for MVNLAKRSALISISALSIFISGCNLLGESNMTEPAKSEPEQTVVSNLDFNQIMAQMQQNNEQEQYADTTQFNPNKHHKSLVNYVEQMALDLTDTMQVAPQDAAIAVTSFVDLDASLTTASQLGNQLSETFIHQLQKFGYSAVDFKTANLITVNNQGDFTFTRDTRKLAGTNIASHVLSGTLIYRADGVVINARVINIENKRLAASSRTFIPLYVLNKEDIYLSSN; via the coding sequence ATGGTTAACTTAGCTAAACGCTCGGCTTTAATTAGCATAAGTGCGTTATCAATATTTATTTCAGGTTGTAATTTACTTGGTGAATCTAATATGACTGAACCCGCCAAGTCTGAGCCTGAGCAAACAGTGGTAAGCAATCTTGATTTTAACCAGATCATGGCGCAAATGCAGCAAAATAACGAGCAAGAACAATACGCCGATACAACGCAATTTAACCCAAACAAGCATCATAAAAGTTTAGTTAACTACGTAGAGCAAATGGCACTTGATTTAACCGACACTATGCAAGTAGCCCCGCAAGATGCAGCGATTGCAGTCACCTCGTTCGTTGATTTAGACGCAAGTTTAACTACAGCAAGCCAGTTAGGTAATCAGTTATCAGAAACCTTTATACATCAGCTGCAAAAATTTGGTTATAGTGCGGTTGATTTTAAAACAGCGAATTTAATTACCGTAAACAATCAAGGTGACTTTACATTCACGCGAGACACTCGAAAGCTTGCAGGTACGAATATAGCCAGCCATGTTTTATCGGGTACTTTAATTTACCGTGCCGATGGGGTTGTTATTAATGCTCGCGTGATAAATATTGAAAATAAGCGCCTTGCCGCCAGCAGCCGAACATTTATACCGCTTTACGTACTAAATAAAGAAGATATATATTTATCAAGCAATTAA